A window of Prolixibacter sp. SD074 contains these coding sequences:
- the nrfD gene encoding NrfD/PsrC family molybdoenzyme membrane anchor subunit, with protein sequence MNEDLIVSGRMNPLIDPHLGVWEWQIPSYLFLGGLAAGILFFAGLFTVWNKEGQYPTAVRKAPVLAPFILVLGLLFLFLDLKHKLYFWRLYTTLKLESPMSWGAWTLMAITPLSIIWAGLHIREFFPNWDWKFQWVKDGVSWLNKYKKGMAWAMMALALILGVYTGILFSAFNARPLWNTSILGPLFLISGLSTGAASIVLFSKVKTERHMFARIDLGLIAVELFLIIHMFMGFNAGTQTKINAADLFMGGDFTAAFWVLVVGLGLVIPAVLEILEMRDKKVPYTAAPVLVLIGGLILRFILAHAGQMSHWVMN encoded by the coding sequence ATGAACGAAGATCTCATTGTCAGTGGACGGATGAATCCGCTAATCGACCCGCATCTTGGTGTTTGGGAGTGGCAAATCCCCAGTTATCTTTTCCTGGGTGGTTTGGCTGCCGGAATCCTGTTCTTTGCCGGGCTGTTCACGGTCTGGAATAAAGAGGGGCAATATCCGACTGCTGTCAGAAAAGCGCCTGTTCTGGCGCCCTTCATTCTGGTATTAGGACTGCTGTTTCTCTTCCTCGACCTGAAACACAAACTCTATTTCTGGAGATTGTATACAACCCTCAAACTGGAATCACCCATGAGCTGGGGAGCCTGGACGTTGATGGCCATCACTCCGCTGTCCATTATCTGGGCCGGGCTGCATATCCGGGAATTCTTTCCCAATTGGGACTGGAAATTTCAATGGGTGAAGGATGGGGTTAGCTGGCTGAATAAATACAAAAAGGGGATGGCCTGGGCGATGATGGCCCTCGCTTTGATTCTGGGCGTTTATACCGGTATTCTGTTCTCCGCTTTCAATGCACGTCCCTTGTGGAATACTTCCATTCTTGGGCCGTTGTTCCTGATTTCCGGATTGTCGACCGGTGCGGCGTCTATTGTCCTGTTTTCCAAAGTGAAAACGGAAAGGCACATGTTTGCCCGGATTGACTTGGGCCTGATTGCCGTTGAACTGTTCTTGATCATCCACATGTTCATGGGCTTCAATGCCGGTACGCAAACGAAAATCAATGCTGCCGATCTCTTCATGGGAGGCGATTTCACCGCGGCATTCTGGGTGCTGGTAGTTGGTTTGGGACTTGTTATCCCTGCGGTACTGGAAATTTTGGAGATGCGAGATAAGAAAGTTCCGTACACGGCGGCCCCTGTCCTTGTATTGATTGGTGGCCTCATCCTTCGTTTTATTCTGGCGCATGCCGGACAGATGAGCCATTGGGTAATGAATTAA
- the moaC gene encoding cyclic pyranopterin monophosphate synthase MoaC, with protein sequence MKNRKLSHTDEEGRARMVDVSDKPVQKRRAVASGKILLQPETIRLVKENQMKKGDVITVAEIAGIQAAKRAHELIPLCHPLQLSKVKVACTLMDEGIEAIGEVVCSGQTGVEMEALTAVQVALLTVYDMCKAVDKQMIMQGIRLNEKTKV encoded by the coding sequence ATGAAAAACAGAAAATTATCACATACCGATGAGGAGGGACGCGCCCGAATGGTCGATGTCTCGGATAAGCCGGTTCAAAAAAGAAGAGCGGTTGCCTCAGGTAAGATTTTGCTGCAACCCGAAACCATACGGTTGGTGAAGGAAAACCAAATGAAAAAGGGCGATGTCATCACGGTAGCCGAAATTGCCGGTATCCAGGCGGCCAAACGGGCCCACGAGCTCATTCCGCTGTGTCACCCGTTGCAGCTCAGTAAAGTGAAAGTGGCCTGTACGCTCATGGATGAAGGAATCGAGGCTATCGGTGAAGTGGTTTGCAGCGGACAAACGGGTGTGGAAATGGAAGCATTAACAGCCGTCCAGGTAGCTTTACTAACGGTTTACGACATGTGCAAAGCAGTCGATAAACAAATGATTATGCAGGGTATCCGGTTGAACGAAAAGACCAAAGTGTAA
- a CDS encoding 4Fe-4S dicluster domain-containing protein, whose product MRYAMAVDSKKCVGCSDCVVACQTENNVPIGYARDWVREINHGIYPDLHTELRSERCNHCNNAPCVRSCPTGASHYAEGGIVKVAKEKCIGCSACIISCPYDARYIHPKGYVDKCTFCDHRVKDGEDPACVAVCPTRCLYFGDLDDPNSEMSTLLRVRKYKTLIPEAGTDPQLYILV is encoded by the coding sequence ATGAGATATGCAATGGCTGTTGACAGCAAAAAATGCGTGGGGTGTAGCGACTGCGTAGTTGCTTGTCAGACTGAAAATAATGTACCCATCGGCTATGCCCGTGACTGGGTGCGCGAAATCAACCACGGTATTTACCCTGACTTACACACCGAATTGCGTTCGGAGCGCTGTAACCACTGTAATAATGCGCCATGTGTACGAAGTTGTCCGACCGGGGCAAGTCATTACGCCGAAGGCGGTATTGTGAAGGTCGCTAAAGAGAAATGTATCGGGTGTAGTGCCTGCATCATTTCGTGCCCTTACGATGCCCGGTATATTCACCCGAAAGGGTATGTCGACAAATGTACCTTCTGCGATCACCGGGTGAAAGATGGCGAAGATCCGGCGTGTGTGGCGGTCTGTCCGACCAGGTGTCTCTATTTCGGTGATCTGGATGATCCGAATTCCGAAATGTCAACACTTCTTCGCGTACGAAAATACAAAACATTGATTCCGGAAGCGGGAACCGATCCGCAATTGTACATCTTAGTCTAA
- a CDS encoding GTP 3',8-cyclase MoaA has product MFDRYNREITYLRISVTDRCNLRCRYCMPEDGVEMMCHEEVLSFEEIAEFVRLGAAQGITKVRLTGGEPLVRKGIVGLVHMLAQIDGIEEVAMTTNGILLEKFAPKLKEAGLSRVNISLDTTDPEKYSYITRGGDIDAVFRGIDAALEYGLTPVKLNCVIRNSEDEEDAQLVTEFAKTKGLKGQYIHQMDLETGSFSQVKNGEGGNCRSCNRIRLMANGCVKPCLFNPKGFNVRQYGFDEALQLAVENKPKAGTKNLTGAFYKIGG; this is encoded by the coding sequence ATGTTCGACCGTTATAACCGCGAAATAACGTACCTGCGCATTTCGGTCACCGACCGGTGCAACCTGCGGTGCCGCTACTGCATGCCCGAAGATGGCGTGGAAATGATGTGCCATGAAGAGGTGCTTTCATTCGAGGAGATTGCCGAATTTGTTCGACTCGGTGCCGCACAGGGAATTACGAAAGTGCGCCTTACAGGCGGTGAGCCGTTGGTTCGAAAGGGAATTGTTGGCCTCGTACATATGCTGGCGCAAATTGATGGCATCGAAGAGGTGGCAATGACGACAAACGGCATTTTGCTTGAAAAATTTGCTCCTAAGCTGAAAGAAGCCGGGTTGAGCCGGGTGAATATCAGTCTTGATACGACCGATCCGGAAAAATACAGCTACATCACACGTGGCGGAGATATTGATGCGGTTTTTCGTGGTATCGATGCGGCTTTGGAATATGGATTGACACCGGTGAAACTGAACTGTGTTATTCGAAATTCAGAAGACGAAGAGGATGCACAATTGGTCACTGAATTTGCTAAAACGAAAGGGCTTAAAGGACAATACATCCACCAGATGGATCTGGAAACCGGAAGTTTTTCGCAAGTAAAAAACGGAGAAGGCGGCAACTGCAGATCATGCAACCGCATCCGGCTGATGGCCAACGGCTGTGTGAAGCCCTGCTTGTTCAATCCGAAAGGGTTCAATGTGCGGCAATACGGGTTTGACGAAGCTTTGCAGCTGGCAGTGGAGAATAAACCCAAAGCCGGAACTAAAAACCTAACAGGCGCATTTTACAAAATTGGAGGTTAG
- a CDS encoding rhodanese-like domain-containing protein: MNMRIKLAMVFIPLGLFIAAVPESKTKAVKSGPDKILSEVRTNSHLITTDAVADMLIQKDPGMVLIDVRSKGEFDAYHIPGAVNIPIDNILADEWAGYFDQLAKMNVLYSNGNSKATEAWMLLRQKGYKSNYVMQGGMNYWAETIMNPEKPASTSPDDEIARYNFRKAAGGVLGGGAIAPADNKVPAPAPAPVPRRPKKKRAAGGC; this comes from the coding sequence ATGAACATGAGAATAAAACTGGCGATGGTGTTCATTCCCCTGGGATTGTTCATTGCTGCCGTTCCCGAATCAAAAACCAAGGCTGTGAAGTCCGGCCCTGATAAAATCCTGAGCGAGGTGCGAACCAATTCTCATCTCATCACGACCGATGCTGTGGCAGATATGCTGATTCAGAAAGATCCGGGCATGGTACTGATTGATGTACGTAGCAAAGGTGAGTTTGACGCGTACCACATTCCCGGTGCTGTCAATATCCCGATTGACAATATCCTGGCCGACGAGTGGGCTGGTTATTTCGATCAACTGGCAAAAATGAATGTGCTGTATTCCAATGGCAATAGCAAAGCCACCGAAGCATGGATGTTGCTGCGTCAGAAAGGATACAAGAGTAACTATGTGATGCAGGGCGGAATGAACTACTGGGCCGAGACCATCATGAATCCGGAGAAGCCGGCTTCAACCAGCCCGGATGATGAAATTGCCAGGTACAATTTCCGGAAAGCTGCCGGCGGTGTATTAGGTGGCGGAGCTATTGCCCCAGCCGATAACAAGGTGCCTGCACCGGCTCCGGCACCGGTTCCCAGGCGCCCAAAGAAGAAACGGGCTGCTGGTGGTTGTTAA
- a CDS encoding YeeE/YedE thiosulfate transporter family protein has protein sequence MGPLTVYEIISANTNLVLAFIIGIGFGFVLESSGFSSSRKLAGMFYGYDTTVLKVFFTAAITAMVGTLIFALLGWLDLSVIYINPTYLWSAILGGAVMGAGFILGGFCPGTAFCALSIGKLDALAFIGGLFIGVFLFTEAYPVFEGIYKAEFMGAPFVYDALGMSRGVFAAIMIIAAFGMFWLGEWSERKFPRDEY, from the coding sequence ATGGGACCATTAACGGTATATGAAATCATATCAGCTAATACTAACTTAGTGTTAGCGTTTATCATTGGCATCGGTTTTGGCTTTGTGCTCGAAAGCAGTGGATTTTCTTCATCACGGAAACTGGCCGGCATGTTCTATGGCTACGACACTACTGTTTTGAAAGTATTCTTCACTGCAGCCATCACGGCCATGGTTGGCACACTCATCTTCGCTCTTCTCGGTTGGCTCGATTTGAGCGTCATCTATATCAATCCTACTTACCTGTGGTCAGCCATTTTGGGTGGCGCAGTAATGGGGGCCGGGTTCATCCTGGGCGGCTTTTGCCCCGGAACCGCCTTCTGCGCGTTGTCCATTGGTAAACTTGATGCACTGGCCTTTATTGGCGGACTATTCATTGGTGTATTTCTTTTTACGGAAGCTTATCCCGTTTTCGAAGGAATCTACAAGGCCGAATTCATGGGAGCACCGTTTGTATACGATGCGCTCGGCATGTCACGGGGCGTATTTGCAGCTATTATGATCATTGCTGCATTTGGAATGTTCTGGCTGGGAGAATGGTCGGAGCGTAAATTCCCGCGAGATGAATACTAA
- the glp gene encoding gephyrin-like molybdotransferase Glp produces MAEKMISIDEALQIVQDNAEVPGIESVGMPEAAGRVLAEDVFSDVNMPPFNKSAMDGFACRKEDLPGPLKVLGEIPAGSFQTFTIGEGECVKIMTGAPVPASADTVIMKEFVEILDNNHIRYTKNGGSSNICLLGEDVQKGDKVLSAGILVRPEHIAVLAGVGKTTVKVYRRPKVAVMTTGSELVEPGEVPTAGQIRNSNGPQMVAQLQSMNLPVQYLGIVEDTPEATKLAIQKALQENDVILLSGGVSVGDYDFVPEVLKALGFTILTTVMAAKPGKHTLFARKGKQYVLGLPGNPVSSYVQLEVVGKELLYRLMGTSFSPFRIKGRLAVDFRRKKSNRYEFLPVIISPSGEVELLLYHGSAHIHALTGANALMEIPVGVNEIDKGESVYVRPL; encoded by the coding sequence ATGGCAGAAAAGATGATATCGATTGACGAAGCACTGCAAATCGTGCAGGATAATGCCGAAGTGCCGGGCATTGAAAGTGTAGGGATGCCGGAAGCGGCCGGGCGTGTTTTGGCCGAAGACGTATTTTCGGATGTGAATATGCCGCCGTTCAATAAATCGGCGATGGATGGCTTTGCCTGTCGCAAAGAAGACCTTCCGGGACCATTGAAAGTGCTGGGCGAAATCCCTGCCGGTAGTTTTCAGACTTTTACTATCGGTGAGGGAGAGTGTGTCAAAATCATGACCGGTGCGCCGGTTCCGGCGAGCGCTGACACCGTGATCATGAAGGAGTTTGTAGAGATTTTGGACAATAACCATATTCGTTACACCAAAAACGGCGGTTCCAGCAATATTTGTCTGTTGGGGGAAGATGTCCAAAAAGGTGACAAGGTATTGAGCGCCGGCATATTGGTCCGTCCGGAACACATCGCTGTTTTGGCTGGTGTCGGAAAAACAACGGTCAAAGTTTACCGCAGGCCGAAGGTGGCAGTCATGACAACCGGAAGCGAACTGGTCGAGCCCGGTGAGGTGCCGACGGCCGGACAAATCCGCAACAGCAATGGACCACAAATGGTGGCACAGCTTCAGTCTATGAATTTGCCGGTTCAGTATTTAGGCATTGTTGAGGATACACCGGAAGCAACAAAATTGGCTATTCAAAAAGCGTTGCAGGAAAATGATGTCATTCTTCTTTCCGGGGGGGTATCGGTCGGCGATTATGATTTCGTTCCGGAAGTTTTGAAGGCTCTCGGTTTCACCATTCTAACCACGGTTATGGCGGCCAAGCCTGGTAAGCATACGTTATTCGCCCGAAAGGGCAAACAATATGTGCTCGGTTTGCCCGGAAATCCGGTTTCTTCATATGTTCAACTGGAGGTGGTTGGAAAAGAATTGCTCTATCGGCTGATGGGAACTTCTTTCTCACCTTTCCGGATCAAAGGCCGCTTAGCTGTTGATTTTAGAAGAAAGAAAAGTAATCGATATGAGTTCCTGCCGGTGATTATTTCCCCATCCGGGGAAGTGGAATTGCTTCTGTATCATGGCTCGGCTCATATTCATGCGCTTACCGGCGCCAACGCTTTGATGGAAATCCCGGTAGGAGTGAATGAAATAGATAAAGGAGAAAGCGTTTATGTTCGACCGTTATAA
- a CDS encoding YeeE/YedE thiosulfate transporter family protein — translation MMNLDKSKKYWNPYLGGVMLGLVLLAAIYTAGRGLGASGAVKSVLVTGMEAVAPSHVENTPFYKDYFASHSGNPMKSWLVFEMLGLVVGGFLSGAFAGRLKFKVEHSPKITSRKRIIFALLGGIFFGLGSQLGRGCTSGAALSGMAVLSLGGFITMIFIFGTAFALAYFARKLWI, via the coding sequence ATGATGAATCTGGATAAAAGTAAAAAGTATTGGAATCCTTACCTCGGAGGCGTAATGCTCGGTTTGGTCCTGCTGGCTGCCATCTATACAGCCGGACGTGGACTTGGAGCCAGCGGTGCCGTGAAGAGTGTGCTCGTAACCGGCATGGAAGCCGTTGCCCCTTCGCATGTTGAAAACACTCCTTTTTATAAGGACTATTTTGCTTCCCATTCGGGCAACCCAATGAAATCGTGGTTGGTATTTGAAATGCTGGGCCTCGTAGTGGGAGGTTTTCTCTCCGGAGCATTTGCCGGTAGGCTGAAGTTCAAAGTGGAACACAGTCCGAAAATTACCAGTCGCAAGCGTATCATCTTTGCTCTGTTGGGCGGAATATTCTTCGGTCTGGGCTCGCAGCTTGGCCGTGGATGTACCAGTGGGGCCGCGCTAAGTGGCATGGCGGTACTGAGCCTGGGCGGCTTCATTACCATGATATTTATTTTCGGGACAGCTTTCGCGCTGGCCTATTTTGCACGTAAACTCTGGATTTAA